Genomic DNA from Gossypium hirsutum isolate 1008001.06 chromosome A01, Gossypium_hirsutum_v2.1, whole genome shotgun sequence:
TACTTTCAATCTCTTGAAGTAAATTTAGACTGAACACTTTTCTATCACCTAACTTGGTCCAACAAAGAGGTGTCCTACACCTATGACCAtaaaatgcctcataaggtgtcatttgaatgctcgattgaaagctagtATTATATGCAAACTCTAATAACGACAAATGCTCCtcccaattgtaacaccccaaaatagggcatAGGAGTTTTATGCGTATTTTAGAAATATTAGCTTATATATGCTCGAAATTTTGTAAAGTTAGTATTCGATAATGTTTTCGACAATGGCTATTAGGAAATtaagtcaatttttgaaaatgagttttaaatacctttaattttgaaaataggactgTGTAAAAGAGTTAAAATTGAGAGCTTTTTTGAAGCAATTTACccagaattttaaaatcaatctAAAAACCATCCATTCTCCAAACTAGTTCATGATAGAAACTTTCCCCCATTGTGTTCTTGTCGTCCCTTTGTTTCCTTTACCCTCCCAATCAATTTTTACTTCCAAATCCAAATTACTTTTGATTTCCAATATCATTTGAAGTAAAAATCTCCATTGAAACCAAGAAAACATCcaaaaatctatttaatttcatcatcttcttcaagaaTGGATTTTCCAGAATTTCGCCAAAGTTCGTTTTTCTTGCATTGAAGTTAACCAATCATCTTCCtaatagttttaaatgttatctaGACTTTTAATTGCATTTCTAGCCATTAAAATGCATGTTTCAGATAAAAGCaaaaaattgggttgttaataGTGAATTTCGGGTTTGTAGATTGAAACttggttttaaagtgtttttcaacatattttaacataattagaaGGTTTTTAAAGTTACTTTGAAGTTTCATTAAGAGTTTACCgtgtttttattgaattttcattattatggttAAAACTTGTCGAGAAATTTAGATACCTTGAAAagtgtagttttgtgtagtttaaagatTGGGAATTAGTCGTAGATGAATGTAACTCTTTTCTTACTAAAAGATTAAATGTAGACTGAGTTATTCGAATTTTAAGTTTGTCATGCTAAATGTTTCAGTTAGAAGAGAATGTAGCTTAAGGTTTATGTTTGTGATTGTTTAGGGTAAGTTATTAACATAttgttaattgaatatttgtatgGTTTGTCTTGTTGAAGTGTTGGAGTCAATAAAACATTCGACGAGTAGAaacaaagggaaagaaaaaaaagcttgCCTAAGCTTTCGGTTTTTAATGAGAGCTGATTTTCAATTAATGTTTTGGAAGAGTTGCTCATAGATAATTTATTAGGTAATTAAgaatttagaggtagcctaaacctcaaaacttttattaaaaacccATGTTTTGGTCCATTATTGAGTGACACGTCGAATACAAGCCTCGAAATTCAACTTTATTTCTCTTAGAGCTTCACCTTACAATTAGTGGTCCAAATCAAAATTGAATCCATCATTTTTCTATCGCAAGTTATTTTGGAATTCTGTTCTTCCCGTTTTGGAAAAGTCCATTATCGCAAGTACTTTTTCCCCAGTGCTAACCTTTTAGGTTAAAAAGTAACGAAAAACTCACATGCATGCTATTTtcaagtaaagaaaaaaaataattatttgtattattttgttattaaatagtCATTTAGAGTTTTGCATCAATCAAGAAATATTTAAATACACGATGCTTTGTGAGTTTCTATACAGAAAAGGCACCACATTATGGCGATTTAATATAATAAACACATGGCAAGTTGTTACATTAactcttaattattattttaatataaagtcaaagaaacaaaataaaaatttataattttccatAAATTGGTTTTCAGTGGGGGATGTTGGCTTTGATATAGAGGGAGGATGGAGGGTTATTTTAGTGCTCCGGCGGAGGAGAAGACGGAAGTGGCGGCGTCTCCTACGTGTTGCGTCACCGGCGCCACCGGTTACATCGGGTCATGGTTGGTGAAGCTTCTTCTTGAAAGAGGTTATAAAGTTCATGCCACAGTGAGAAATCCAGGTTTCTTACATCTTATTTCTTCAATATTTACATGCAATATTAAGAATTAAATCGAAGGCTATAAGAGAGAATTAAATTATTTGGAGAAAAATCTTAAACATGCATGCATGTTTATTTGTTATGAATCactttaaatatacatataattagtAATCAAGTTATGTTATATATTTGTTTCCATTTAATGTAACAATAATTCACTTTCCAAGGTTTCATTTGGAATTGGATTTGAGCAATCTCTTATTACTCTTCAACTTGCTggagtagttttttttttttttttttataaaaaaaaagatataagtAAAAATTTAGACCCCTTAGTCTCCTAGTATGAACAGATCTAGCAAGCTAGTCAGCAATTAAGTTTTCTAATATACTGTATTTTGACTGCTCTATCTTCCTCAAGATAAGATGAATTTTCCTAATTAAGGAAGAGTTAGAACTCCCTGAAGAATCCTCCAAGATAACATTAATAGCTTCAATACTATCGGTTTGGATTAGGATTTTTTCAAAACGTCTATCCAGAATAAGGCTCAGCCCATCAAGGATTCCCCAAAGCTCTGCCTCCAAAACGGTACAATTGCCCAAATATATAGCAAATCTAATGATCCACTCACTATTATGGTCTCTTACACAACCACCATCAGCAGCGAAGCTTTCATCAAACCTCTCCGAACAATCTATGCTCAAATTCACCCAACTGTTAGGTTAAGGCCAACTGTAAAAATGGCTTCCTGCTTTATGAGATGAGATCCTCAAAGTGGAGGAATACTGCCCAATTGAATGAGATTTTGATAATCTCATCAACACTTCATGTGATGCCTTGAAAAATGAACAGATTCCGATTCTTCGATTAAGTCTGTTTATGCATGATTTtgtactttattattttttgagttaCTTAAGTGTATCAAGACTTGATAAATTAAGCTATCCGAGTTTCACTTGACAAAAACTAAGATGATTTTaagtatttttctctttttttttaatttaacttgaatagATTATGagcacaattttttattttttttaagactTCTAAATCATCCATTACACCCCCAAAAAAAATGTAGTAATAGGATTAAATCAGAACCTGGCTTGTTTTGTTGATTGGTTTATAGTAAAACCTAAAATGAAGCCTAATTAAATCTCAGAAAAGGCTTTACATCTATTACAACTATGGAATGGAGGTGACCGACTGAGATTATTCAAAGCTGATTTGCTCGAAGAAGGGAGCTTTGATGAAGCTGTCAAGGGCTGCAACGGTGTATTTCATGTGGCAGCTTCAATGGAATTCGATGCCAATACAAACGAAAATATTGGTAAATTCTGCATTACCTTCAAGCATCATGTAACTTATATCAGTTATTTCAAAGCATTTTCATTCACAATTTTACTTGATTTTTGAAGAATCATACGTTAGATCAAACATTATTGACCCTGCAATCAAAGGCACTGAAAACCTCCTCAAATCTTGCTTGAAATCCAAGACAGTGAAAAGGGTTGTTTTCACATCCTCCATAAGTACTATCACTGCCAAAGACAGCAATGGAAATTGGAGATCTGTTGTGGATGAATCTTGCCAGACCACAATTGATCATGTCTTGAATGCAAAAGCAAGTGGATGGGTACAAAGCATTCTGCTTCATCTTCTATTCTACCTATGCTCCAACCAATTAGTTCGTTTTGCAATGGaacttaaatatgtatatatatattcctgGTATTCAACAGGTTTATGTGCTCTCCAAGCTTTTGACTGAAGAAGCAGCATTCAAGTTTGCAAACGAGAATGCTATTGACCTTGTTTCAGTGATAACCACGACTGTAGCCGGTCCTTTCCTCACAACCACCATTCCCTCAAGCATTCAAGTGCTCTTGTCACCAATCACAGGTTACCAGCAAAATGCTAGCATATAGGCGACCTAAAATGTCATATCATATAGGTTATCTACACTTTGGTTTATTAGCTAAATGTTTGTTTTCATATAGGTGATCCCAAGTACTTGTCAATAGTGTCTGCTGTAAACGCAAGAATGGGGTCGATAGCTTTAGTCCACATTGAAGATATATGCAGTGCCCACATTTTTCTAATGGAGCATGACAAAGCAGAAGGTAAATATATATGCTGTGCCTGCAGCTCTCCCATGTATGAACTGATTAATCACCTTGCTCAAGAGAATCCGAGCTTAGATATTCAGAGGTAAGGTTGTACATGAAGGTATATTGGGTTGTTCTGAAATTCGGTAATCTGATTGGTTTCCCCTTTGGTTTTTCTATGTTCCTAGGTTGGAGGCTGGGGAAAAAAGTACAAAACTTCCAGAGATTTCTTCAAGGAAGTTAAAAGATTTAGGCTTCACTTACAAGAATGGAATAGAAGATATAATTCATCAAACAATCACCACATGTGTAGATTATGGGTTTCTGAAGATCTAGAGGCATATGTTTTGTTCCTACTTTCCTAGCATCCTAGTAATCAAAGTTCATAGCATTTATTAATGAAAGTGACAATGCAGACCTAGTTTACTGAAACATGACCGTGTCATGCGGCATTAAACAGATCGAACGGCGTCTATTGCGGCACCAAACTTGCCCTGTATTCTTATACCAGATTTAGTCTAACTTATTGTCAAAATGGCAATTAATTGAGATGCAAAGAAATCATACACATGGACTGATGAAGGCTAAGTAGTCTAAAACACAAATTTCTGAGGGAACTTGAGACTTGGGccccaaaaaataaatataggGACATGTATTTGCTTCTTGGTACCATTCAACTTTCCATTGGATTGGAAATTGTTGCAGAATGTATACATAATCTACATATTTAATGCAAAAGCTAATTCTTCAACTAACTCAACCAACTTCTTTCCATTAATGGTCCAGGGTTGGTTATAAGATTATTCTATCCCACTTTGCTTGATTTGGGACCATTTCTAGGCTAACTTCAATTTTCTTACCAATGACAAAAGTAGCTTCAAGGGATCACATTTGTATCCAAATGGTATTATGAACTCAAAACACCCAGCTTGCCATAAAATGAACTCTAAAGTTGTGCATTTTTTTTAATCCTGTTGAGCCAATAACTAGCCATGCCATTGCAGTCAAACAAAAGAACGGCCACCTTTTAACATGGTTAGTTGATTCCTGGAAGCAGAAGCTAAGGGAGTAGTAATTAAACCTATGTAGCTTCGACTCTTTATCGATACTCATAATATTCGGATATGTATACAAGGATATAATCTTCTAATGATCCTGCAAATACATAGCATAACTTATTCTAAGTTTAAATGTTCATAGACTAAACTTGATTCTAGTAGGGCTATTTGGATTTTTCTTGAGTGATGATTTCAAAGTAGTTTTTCTAATAATTACTCCTGAAACAGAAAATATTGACAGTACAAAATCtgaatgaataataaattttagtttaaccTATCAAAAAATATTGACTTCAACTGCGAATAGCTCAGGAAGGTGACAGCCCACATGATGATGAAGAGTCTAAATCAGTTCTGGAATTGGAGTTCAATTTTAAAATGGAGGAAATAAATATCTTCCATTTGTTTTCATCTGCTTCCAAACTACCCCCAATCCAATATTTAAGACATTATTTAATGGAATTCGATGTCTAGAATTTatgttctttctcttcttttctttttttaagagaAGAGAGAAGAGGGTTTGCATTCATTTATGAGATGCATGTGCCAGAGAGCTTTTAAAAGCTGTACTGATGTTGCAGTAAGAAGATGACATAATTAAAATCCATACTCATATAGAAGCTGTAAAAAAATGCTTCCAAGTAACCAGTAAAATTTATAGTTTCAAATTCAAGAGAGGGAAACAAAGAAGGGTGTTTATTTTTTTACAGACGGTGACATTCAAATCTTAAAACCAATGTAATTAAAATTAGGATtgcaagaccatgtctaagaTGCAGTCTTTTCAAGGTATTTGTCCTGTTGGAatggattaaaaaattatttgagcCTTACCTTGTCCAGCCAGGACCACATGTCTATTCGTGTTTTGATGGTAGCTAGTGGACATTAacattcattattattttttgttcattGTTTTTCCTAAGAGAGCCATACCAGAAAACactaaaacatgcttagaagagtTCCATGTTCTTAAATCACTAATTTCCATTGAGTTTGAATCTAAACATGGTCCATGCTTCATTAATTAATAAACTTGTCCCTTACATGTTTCTTGAGTGGATTTACAACTTTATAAAATGAAATCAACAAGACAACAATTTAACTTTATCTCTAACCCCTATGATATACACACACAGACATATGTAAGCAATCATGTAACTGGTTGGAATGcttaatcaataatcaaattattGTACCTTTTTCAAAAGAGAGGGAAAACAAAAAGATTCCATTGATTACAGAATTATATCTATCTTTCAAATCCTGGATTTGTCTCTATATATGTCCATATCTGGATCTCTTATCCAAAAGGCTGACAAAGGTATCATTAAGTGCATATATTTGAAAAAACTGTAATGAAGCTTGAAATATTCAATCATGGttgatgaaatataaatttttccaCACATTTTTCATCTACAATACAGTTCCTAAACACAAAAGAAGCAATATAATTGCATGAAAAACCAGAACATATCAGCAATTAACAAGAATATTGCAAGAAGAATGAGAATTCtttccaaaaaagaaaaactctACCAAGGAAAAAGGGATTCACATAACTTTCATAAAGTCACAACTTGTGTCTTCTAAGGTTTGCAGATTACCACAAAACAAGGAAGTAGAGCTCTGGGATTGAGCAGATAAAGTTCTTCGATGTTCGAATACAGACCGACTTTCCCGGCCAATGAATCAAACCCGGTTTGGCCTGCCATTTCTTGTATATTCTCCAAAGGTCTATGAACTCGTCCAGCTATTACTCTGCAAACTATTAAAGCTTTCCTTATAGATGGATCGTCTTCGAGAATTTGAATGGACTCGAAAGCTCGTCCACTTGTGGAAGTTGTAAAAACACCAAGTCCTTCCTTGAGCTCTTTCTTGGCAGAGAAGCCATTCCTAATAATTCGACATACACAACATTTTTCGGATATACAAAGACTTGAGGAGCCATTTAGACCAAGAGAACATGCCACGGTTGTGCCATAGAACCTCAAGAGCTCATTTCCATCAGCAATGCACCGAGGATGTTTCTTGGGAAGTTTGCTTGCTTTAATCTTCACCATTTCTCTATAATCTTCGAATCGAGCCAGAGTCTTTTGCATGTTGTGGACCTTCAAAACCCTTTCAATCCGGCCACAATGG
This window encodes:
- the LOC107916908 gene encoding putative anthocyanidin reductase isoform X2, producing MEGYFSAPAEEKTEVAASPTCCVTGATGYIGSWLVKLLLERGYKVHATVRNPEKALHLLQLWNGGDRLRLFKADLLEEGSFDEAVKGCNGVFHVAASMEFDANTNENIESYVRSNIIDPAIKGTENLLKSCLKSKTVKRVVFTSSISTITAKDSNGNWRSVVDESCQTTIDHVLNAKASGWVYVLSKLLTEEAAFKFANENAIDLVSVITTTVAGPFLTTTIPSSIQVLLSPITGDPKYLSIVSAVNARMGSIALVHIEDICSAHIFLMEHDKAEGWRLGKKVQNFQRFLQGS
- the LOC107916908 gene encoding putative anthocyanidin reductase isoform X1 translates to MEGYFSAPAEEKTEVAASPTCCVTGATGYIGSWLVKLLLERGYKVHATVRNPEKALHLLQLWNGGDRLRLFKADLLEEGSFDEAVKGCNGVFHVAASMEFDANTNENIESYVRSNIIDPAIKGTENLLKSCLKSKTVKRVVFTSSISTITAKDSNGNWRSVVDESCQTTIDHVLNAKASGWVYVLSKLLTEEAAFKFANENAIDLVSVITTTVAGPFLTTTIPSSIQVLLSPITGDPKYLSIVSAVNARMGSIALVHIEDICSAHIFLMEHDKAEGKYICCACSSPMYELINHLAQENPSLDIQRLEAGEKSTKLPEISSRKLKDLGFTYKNGIEDIIHQTITTCVDYGFLKI